The Glycine soja cultivar W05 chromosome 19, ASM419377v2, whole genome shotgun sequence genomic sequence attggcatgtgtcccaaaggaaccttcgtggatctcctcaatcatgaagttcgcctctttggcatctacgcatcgtaggagggtcatgtcgtggtttcgtttgtataggatagtaccacttacaaagaaaccagtagccaatcttctcaacgtccttttgtcattgtcagaaatccctggtgggtattctttgttctcgacatactgcttgatgtcgaaataccacggtttcccatcccgttcttcctctattgcataacaatatgctggcctgccttgagatttgaattcgatgtacggcagatccccgtgtggggcaagttgaaacatggatgccagggtggctagtgcatcagccatttgattctcttcccgaggtaggtggtggaaggaaatgtcgtcaaagtacttggctaacctcaagatgtgagtttgatagggtatcaacttcgaatccctagtttcccattctcctttcaactggcgtatcaccaaagctgagtctccatacaccttgagtagttttacatcaaaatcaatggccgcctgaaccccaagggcgcatgcttcgtactcggccatattgttggtacaatcaaaacctagcctagccgtgaaaggaatacactgatcatctggggatacaaggactgcccctactccgtggcccaaagcattagatgccccatcgaagcaaacaatccatttgtctatgtcctcgtgtgtccgcttctcttcaaacagggccatgatatcttcatctgggaactcggggtgcatcggccgataatcctggaggggttgctgggccaaataatctgctaaggcacttccctttactgctttttgggtgacgtaaacgatatcgaattcagataatagtacctgccacctagcaatttgtcccgtgagggccggtttttcaaagatgtatttcactggatccattttggaaataagccacgtggtatggctgagcatgtactgcctaagccgatgtgatgcccataccagagcacaacacgtcctttccaacattgagtaattcatctcccatgcggtaaacttcttgctcagatagtagatggcttgctcctttttcccagaatcatcatgctgacccaatacgcaccccatagactcgtccaacacggtcatgtataggaaaagaggtcttcctgttacaggtggcatgagcaccgggggattcatgagactctgtttgatattctcgaaggcctcttggcagtcactgttccataggaccgcttggttcttacgtaacagcttaaaaatgggctcacaggtaggggtgagttgcgagataaatctcgcgatataattcaacctgcctaaaaacccccgaacctgcttctccgtgcgtggttctggcatttcaaggatggcctttactttctcgggatctatctctatccctttctgacttacgataaatcctagcagcttccccgacttcaccccaaaggtgcatttggttgggtttagttttaattggtatttctgCAACCTTC encodes the following:
- the LOC114398626 gene encoding uncharacterized protein LOC114398626, which gives rise to QAVLWNSDCQEAFENIKQSLMNPPVLMPPVTGRPLFLYMTVLDESMGCVLGQHDDSGKKEQAIYYLSKKFTAWEMNYSMLERTCCALVWASHRLRQYMLSHTTWLISKMDPVKYIFEKPALTGQIARWQVLLSEFDIVYVTQKAVKGSALADYLAQQPLQDYRPMHPEFPDEDIMALFEEKRTHEDIDKWIVCFDGASNALGHGVGAVLVSPDDQCIPFTARLGFDCTNNMAEYEACALGVQAAIDFDVKLLKVYGDSALVIRQLKGEWETRDSKLIPYQTHILRLAKYFDDISFHHLPREENQMADALATLASMFQLAPHGDLPYIEFKSQGRPAYCYAIEEERDGKPWYFDIKQYVENKEYPPGISDNDKRTLRRLATGFFVSGTILYKRNHDMTLLRCGWCLVLDVQQVDFMADLGVAFVDDWAFLVGRVVSNRKD